In one window of Bizionia sp. M204 DNA:
- a CDS encoding alpha/beta fold hydrolase → MKILKALILLIIVVNLTSCKKDYLKYTEKPDYIAEPNANLKPYFDAYDASLKLWDIPVEELYIPTSFGTAHVVVSGPSNGEPLVLLHGMNATSTSWYPNAKALSKDYRLFAIDFILEPGKSLKTGTFDDVEQIVTWYNEIFDKLKLNEFTLVGASRGGWISMKIALFNQDRIKKMVLLSPAQTFIWIRPSADLLKNLITLFSSEEKQIEQGLKSMTSNVANINKTYLKQYYKSERNDSINKFVLDMRPFSKRDFQSLKMPVLVLIGDDDVINNSKTVQMTKTLIPKGEGEIIGNAGHFLTVDQADVVNTKILDFLKADNTK, encoded by the coding sequence ATGAAAATATTAAAAGCCCTAATTCTACTTATTATAGTTGTTAATTTAACATCTTGTAAAAAAGACTATTTAAAATATACGGAAAAACCGGATTATATAGCAGAACCAAATGCTAATTTAAAGCCATACTTTGATGCATATGATGCCTCTTTAAAACTGTGGGATATTCCGGTTGAAGAATTGTATATTCCGACTAGTTTTGGAACGGCCCATGTGGTTGTAAGCGGTCCTAGTAATGGCGAACCCTTGGTTTTATTGCATGGTATGAACGCAACTTCAACGAGTTGGTATCCAAATGCTAAAGCACTTTCAAAAGATTATAGACTTTTTGCAATCGATTTTATTTTGGAACCCGGAAAATCTCTTAAAACCGGAACTTTTGATGATGTTGAACAGATTGTAACTTGGTATAATGAAATTTTTGATAAGCTAAAGTTGAACGAGTTTACGCTTGTTGGTGCTTCAAGAGGTGGGTGGATTTCTATGAAAATAGCCTTGTTTAACCAAGATCGGATCAAGAAAATGGTGTTATTAAGTCCTGCACAAACTTTTATCTGGATTAGACCAAGTGCTGATTTATTGAAAAATTTAATAACCCTTTTTTCTTCGGAAGAGAAACAAATAGAACAGGGCTTAAAGTCTATGACTAGTAATGTGGCTAATATTAATAAAACGTATTTAAAACAATATTATAAATCGGAACGCAATGATTCTATAAATAAATTTGTCTTGGATATGCGCCCGTTTTCCAAGCGAGATTTTCAGTCGTTGAAAATGCCTGTATTAGTTTTAATTGGTGATGATGATGTTATTAACAACTCCAAAACCGTTCAAATGACTAAAACCTTAATCCCTAAAGGTGAAGGTGAAATAATTGGTAATGCAGGACACTTTTTAACCGTTGACCAGGCGGATGTTGTAAACACAAAAATTCTCGATTTTTTAAAAGCTGACAACACGAAATAA
- a CDS encoding DNA mismatch repair protein MutS has translation MIHIHEKTLQDLEFSTVLQQVSELCITPLGHEATLQIAPLNNKESAIKALVLTNEYLASLINDNRIPNHGFETIAKELKLLKIENTYLEAHSLKKIVSISITANDIILFLKKFQEYYTNLYEFASEIEVTKVLIEEIDTIIDRFGDVKDNASSLLFELRQDINKIKGKINQSFSSALHTYHQLEYLDDIRESVVDNKRVLAVKAMYRRKVRGSIMGGSKTGSIVYIEPETTLQYTRELNNLEYEENEEVVRILKSLTDFIRPFLPLLKQYQEFLTQVDVISAKAKYAKSMDAILPEISDNRELYLRDAFHPLLYLSNKKKNEKTYSQSIKLTQENRIIVISGPNAGGKSITLKTVGLLQIMLQSGFLIPVHERSNVFLFDRIITDIGDNQSIENHLSTYSYRLKQMNYFLKKCNKNTLFLIDEFGTGSDPELGGALAETFLEEFYHREAFGIITTHYSNLKILANELPYMQNANMMFDEKTLEPIYKLALGQAGSSFTFEVAQKNGIPYSLINRAKKKIERGKVRFDRTIAKLQKERSKLEKTEQSLKENERKKQTEAEKLEEINIKIQKKLESYQELYDSNQRLIYLGQKIDDLSEKYFNNKQKRELMNELFKLVQIENSKRKKTTVKKQKAEKAKVEKVKQEAEKTVAVIRKKKKVAKEKEKNKPAAPKPILKIGDRVRMQDGRAVGSIDSIEKNKAIVNYGMFTTNVSMDQLELVEAIKK, from the coding sequence ATGATACATATTCACGAAAAAACACTCCAAGATCTTGAATTTTCTACAGTTTTACAACAAGTAAGTGAGTTGTGTATTACTCCTTTAGGTCATGAAGCTACATTACAAATTGCGCCTTTAAACAATAAAGAGTCTGCTATAAAAGCTTTGGTATTAACCAATGAATATTTAGCATCTTTAATAAATGATAACCGGATTCCCAATCATGGTTTTGAAACCATTGCCAAGGAATTAAAGCTTTTAAAAATTGAAAACACCTATTTAGAAGCGCATAGCTTAAAAAAAATAGTATCTATTTCTATTACGGCTAATGATATTATTCTTTTTCTAAAGAAATTTCAAGAGTATTACACCAATTTATATGAATTTGCCTCAGAAATTGAAGTGACCAAAGTGTTAATTGAAGAAATTGATACAATTATCGATCGCTTTGGTGATGTAAAGGACAATGCATCGTCATTATTATTTGAGTTACGACAAGATATTAATAAAATTAAAGGGAAAATCAATCAGAGTTTTTCTTCGGCACTTCACACATATCATCAATTAGAATATCTGGATGATATACGAGAATCTGTAGTAGATAATAAGCGTGTATTAGCAGTTAAAGCTATGTACAGGCGTAAAGTGCGTGGTTCCATAATGGGAGGCAGTAAAACAGGAAGCATTGTTTATATAGAGCCCGAAACCACATTGCAATACACACGTGAGCTAAATAATTTGGAATATGAAGAAAATGAAGAGGTTGTTCGTATTTTAAAATCCCTAACCGATTTCATCAGACCGTTTTTACCTCTATTAAAGCAGTATCAAGAATTTTTAACGCAAGTTGATGTTATTTCTGCCAAAGCCAAATATGCCAAATCCATGGATGCTATTTTGCCAGAAATTAGTGATAACCGCGAGCTATATTTACGAGACGCTTTTCATCCATTACTATATTTAAGTAATAAAAAGAAAAACGAAAAAACATATTCCCAGTCTATTAAATTAACTCAAGAAAATCGGATTATTGTTATTTCTGGTCCAAATGCTGGTGGAAAAAGTATCACGTTGAAAACTGTTGGTTTATTACAAATTATGCTCCAGTCTGGATTTTTAATTCCGGTTCATGAACGTAGTAATGTATTTTTATTTGATAGGATTATCACAGATATTGGTGATAATCAGTCTATTGAAAACCATTTAAGCACCTACAGTTATCGCTTAAAGCAGATGAATTACTTCTTGAAGAAATGTAATAAAAACACCCTATTTCTTATTGATGAGTTTGGAACAGGATCAGACCCAGAATTGGGAGGTGCGTTAGCCGAAACATTTTTAGAAGAATTTTATCATCGTGAGGCATTTGGAATTATTACTACCCACTACTCCAATCTTAAAATTCTAGCCAACGAATTACCGTATATGCAAAATGCTAATATGATGTTCGACGAGAAAACTTTGGAACCCATCTATAAACTAGCATTGGGACAGGCTGGAAGTTCGTTTACTTTTGAGGTGGCTCAAAAAAACGGAATTCCTTACAGTTTAATAAATCGTGCCAAAAAGAAAATTGAACGCGGGAAAGTTCGTTTTGATAGAACGATAGCCAAACTGCAAAAGGAACGCTCAAAATTAGAGAAAACCGAACAATCCTTAAAAGAAAACGAACGCAAGAAGCAAACTGAAGCTGAAAAGCTAGAGGAAATAAATATAAAAATCCAGAAAAAATTAGAGAGTTATCAAGAATTGTATGATAGCAATCAGCGACTCATATATTTGGGTCAGAAAATTGATGATTTATCCGAGAAGTACTTCAATAATAAGCAAAAACGCGAATTGATGAATGAACTATTTAAACTGGTTCAAATTGAAAATTCTAAACGTAAAAAAACAACGGTAAAAAAACAAAAGGCTGAAAAGGCCAAAGTTGAAAAAGTTAAACAAGAAGCCGAGAAAACAGTTGCTGTTATTAGGAAAAAGAAAAAAGTAGCCAAGGAAAAAGAAAAAAACAAACCCGCTGCTCCAAAGCCTATTTTAAAAATTGGGGATCGCGTTCGCATGCAAGATGGTCGTGCCGTTGGAAGCATTGATAGTATTGAAAAAAATAAAGCTATTGTAAATTATGGTATGTTTACTACCAACGTTAGCATGGACCAATTGGAGCTGGTAGAGGCCATTAAGAAATAA
- a CDS encoding thiol-disulfide oxidoreductase DCC family protein, whose product MIDGLPDNKQLILFDGVCNLCNNAINYVIKHDTQNVFMFAPLQGETGKQIIEKFKIDTSKIDSILLYSSENKLSYKSTAALKIAWKLGFPRNLLAVFFIIPAFLRNWVYEFIAKNRYKWFGKKDACMLPTKELQAKFLN is encoded by the coding sequence ATGATAGACGGATTACCAGATAATAAGCAATTAATTCTCTTTGATGGTGTTTGCAATTTATGCAATAATGCCATTAATTATGTTATAAAACACGATACACAAAATGTATTTATGTTTGCGCCGTTACAAGGTGAAACTGGTAAACAAATAATTGAAAAATTTAAAATTGACACAAGCAAAATAGATTCTATTTTGCTTTATTCTTCAGAAAATAAACTGTCCTACAAATCTACTGCTGCACTCAAAATAGCTTGGAAACTTGGATTTCCACGTAATTTATTAGCCGTTTTTTTCATAATTCCAGCTTTTTTAAGAAACTGGGTTTATGAATTTATAGCTAAAAACAGATATAAATGGTTTGGTAAAAAAGATGCCTGTATGCTGCCTACAAAAGAATTACAAGCAAAGTTTCTAAATTAA